From one Coffea eugenioides isolate CCC68of chromosome 11, Ceug_1.0, whole genome shotgun sequence genomic stretch:
- the LOC113753222 gene encoding tetraspanin-12-like, which yields MKSFRKLFLGFLNVLILAFAIFQTVCVLIYNHDPPNKQCYKNSAPTIFWLSAYLLIMSLIGLMASYCKSGSLQIFYAWLMAMTTIVAITFSIFMFLTLPNESANATYQKTQTGNWLAGFSPLLRLILVNDQEWNRAKTCLIDKGLCQGFRNHSASSPWDYLYYVQLGCCSPPKRCGFLQRNESFWEIPESGFASQNEECQMWANSRNRGGCYDCDSCKAGYLTKFQMDWQADKALFVAILLILIVSTSLAFWTFGCRDESEHAREQRKYRNMVNA from the exons ATGAAAAGTTTCAGGAAACTCTTCCTTGGGTTTTTAAACGTCCTAATTTTGGCATTCGCAATCTTCCAAACCGTTTGTGTGTTGATATACAATCATGATCCCCCCAACAAACAGTGCTACAAAAACTCTGCCCCGACGATTTTTTGGTTGTCAGCCTACTTGTTGATCATGTCATTGATAGGGTTGATGGCTTCATATTGTAAGTCCGGATCCCTGCAGATCTTTTATGCGTGGCTGATGGCGATGACTACGATTGTGGCCATCACTTTCAGCattttcatgtttttgactttgcCCAATGAGTCCGCAAATGCTACATATCAGAAGACGCAGACCGGAAATTGGCTAGCCGGATTCTCCCCACTCTTGCGCTTAATTTTAGTGAATGATCAGGAATGGAATAGGGCCAAGACGTGTTTGATCGACAAGGGATTATGTCAGGGGTTCAGAAATCATTCTGCCAGTTCGCCATGGGATTACTTGTACTACGTTCAG TTGGGCTGCTGTAGTCCACCAAAACGTTGTGGTTTTCTGCAAAGAAATGAAAGCTTCTGGGAGATCCCAGAATCTGGGTTTGCTTCCCAGAACGAGGAATGCCAAATGTGGGCAAACAGCAGGAACAGGGGAGGGTGCTACGATTGTGACTCATGCAAAGCAGGTTACCTAACCAAATTCCAGATGGACTGGCAGGCTGATAAGGCACTATTCGTGGCCATCCTTCTCATCCTCATAGTTAGTACCTCCCTCGCCTTCTGGACCTTCGGTTGCAGGGATGAAAGCGAGCATGCCCGTGAACAAAGGAAATACAGGAACATGGTCAATGCTTAG
- the LOC113754212 gene encoding uncharacterized protein LOC113754212, producing the protein MADDSTPAARSSKVSRKLPIKGMENVVATVTGYTGLERFNLIKLISLAGGNYVGRMSRSVTHLVCWKYDGTKYKLARQFETLVVNHQWIEDCIKEGRRLPEDPYTLQCGQQVGPLSITIPFSSDVVRHPRLQNDRNENLLPKLEQSRHRLKRKISRGSPKQENSSASTYRCTEPYSPSIQREEIEVLHSPQHPIFLSQKKGKSASLETSRRSHRRRLVKKNMRKETLDIISDSEEEMSRQKDFHEQYCSGAVSNSSVQGEECRLSARVTCDSTGYQSGQKRSEALTNMQDIDNVIDVLDIHDDILDVNGASSYHVRDADANGNDIEQSTRLPASTELSCVICWTEFSATRGLLPCGHRFCFSCIQSWADHATSSRKTSTCPLCKASFVIITKVDNAVSSDQKIYSQTVPHDDPRMGIYILDGGEAPSIPSSSSGAPVCCHCSRREPEDLLERCDVCQIQRVHIFCLDPPAFPWICANCKDLQRLYLYRR; encoded by the exons ATGGCAGACGATTCGACGCCTGCTGCACGGTCTTCCAAAg TTTCAAGGAAATTGCCAATCAAAGGCATGGAAAACGTTGTAGCTACGGTAACTGGCTACACCGGCTTGGAGCGATTCAACCTCATCAAACTGATTTCTTTGGCCGGCGGTAATTATGTCGGTAGAATGAGTAGATCAGTCACTCATCTC GTTTGTTGGAAATATGATGGAACAAAATACAAGCTCGCTAGACAGTTTGAGACTCTGGTAGTTAATCATCAGTGGATTGAGGATTGTATCAAGGAAGGAAGACGTCTTCCAGAGGATCCATATACTCTGCAGTG TGGGCAACAAGTGGGGCCATTATCAATAACTATTCCTTTTAGTTCTGATGTGGTGAGACATCCCCGTCTGCAGAATGACCGAAACGAG AATTTGTTGCCTAAGCTGGAGCAAAGCAGGCATAGATTGAAGAGAAAAATTAGCAGAGGAAGTCCAAAGCAGGAAAACTCTTCTGCTAGTACATACCGTTGCACTGAACCTTATTCACCCAGCATTCAAAGGGAAGAG ATTGAGGTATTACATTCTCCTCAGCATCCAATCTTTTTGAGTCAGAAGAAGGGAAAATCTGCTTCACTTGAAACATCTCGCAGAAGTCATAGGCGCAGGCTagtgaagaaaaatatgagaaaagagACTTTGGACATAATTTCAGATTCTGAGGAAGAAATGTCAAGACAAAAAGATTTTCATGAGCAGTACTGCAGTGGAGCTGTTTCTAATAGTTCTGTTCAGGGGGAAGAATGCAGATTGAGTGCTAGGGTCACATGTGACTCTACCGGGTATCAATCTGGGCAAAAGAGATCTGAAGCTCTGACTAATATGCAGGACATTGATAATGTGATTGATGTCCTTGATATTCATGATGACATTTTAGATGTAAATGGTGCCTCATCTTATCATGTTAGAGATGCTGATGCAAATGGTAATGACATTGAACAATCTACCAGATTGCCCGCATCAACGGAATTGTCTTGTGTCATTTGTTGGACAGAGTTCAGTGCAACTAGAGGACTTCTGCCATGTGGCCACAGATTTTGTTTCTCTTGCATCCAGAGCTGGGCAGATCATGCG ACTTCAAGCAGGAAGACTTCAACATGTCCTCTGTGCAAGGCTAGTTTTGTCATCATAACAAAGGTGGATAATGCTGTCTCTTCAGATCaaaaaatatattcacaaaCTGTTCCTCATGATGATCCAAGGATGGGCATATATATTCTTGATGGTGGGGAAGCACCGAGTATTCCTTCTAGT TCATCAGGAGCACCGGTATGTTGCCACTGCTCTCGTCGAGAACCAGAGGATCTTCTAGAAAGATGTGATGTTTGCCAGATTCAACGCGTTCATATCTTTTGCCTGGATCCTCCAGCTTTTCCGTGGATTTGTGCTAATTGCAAGGATCTACAGAGGCTGTACCTTTACCGCCGTTAA